CCAGCACCAGGTACGGCGGCCGACCCGCCCAATTCTTTTCCTGCTCGGGTTCATGATCCCGTCCGTCTGAATGCCGCCTTCTCGTAGAAAGAGGAGGCCCCGTAGGCAGTTTCCGTCCAAGATCCCGCCAGTGGTTCTCGCGCTCGACGACGAAGACGACAAGACGGACACTGGGGCAGGTTTGTTCCTAAGATTGAATCGATTTTCTTGGGCAAATTCGTGCTAGGAGTATAATCTTCTTGGGCGTTCTGTATCTGTTGTTGATTTAGAAAATCAACTAGACGGCAAATCGGAAGTGAAGGCCGCCAAGGAGAGAGAGAAGGTTGTCCTTGTGGGCGACAAGGAGGCGTCAGGATCTGGCGAGAAGGCAGCGGCCACCGGCAACATGCCGTGTATGGATCGCCTCCGGGAGGAGCTCTCTTGTGCGGTAAGGgtgcttcttttcttttctatgatATGATGTTGCATCTGTGATTGCATACTAGATGGTATTGGGGATTGATTTGGGAGTTGCTTTTTGTGCAGATTTGCCTGGAGATCTGCTTTGAGCCGACCACCACGCCTTGTGGGCACAGGTAATTTCTAACTgtgcttttggaaaaaaaaaaagtGGTTGCTTGAATTCTCTATGCAAAGAGAAGAAATAAAAAACTTTCCCTGGTTCATTTTGTTTGTGCCGTGTGCAACCGTAGGATGTCAGTTGCTTCCTGTGAGTTGCACAATTCATTTTGTATACTGATTGCATGTCAGAAAGTGTTTTCTTCTGTTGTTGAAAGTGCAGTTTAACGAATGATCTTGGAATTGTAAAATTTTGTTGGTTAGTGTCGGAGAAGCCTGTTAATTACCCCGGGTAAATGGACCACAAAAGCTTATTTGCAATGTACATGTGCACTTCTTGCGCATTTGCAATTCCTTTTTTTTCCTGATTTTGTTTATATTACAAGACTGGAGTACTATGATTTTCATCTGTACTTTGACTGTGCTTTGAGTAAAAAAGGTTACTTGAATTCGGAAAGCAATGTATCCGGCAGGGAACATAGCAAGAATTACTGTATAGTTCATACAATGCAGTTGCTCTCTCAACATATTTGTTCATTTTGGTTACTGCCTGTTGTTCTGCTAAGGAATGTCAATAGATGATTGCTTCAACTGTTCGAAGTGTACATTCTTGCTTCAATAAAGATTAGTCTGTCAGTTTCATGGCAAATATGGGGCACTGAAAGCTTGTTTACCGTGTAGATTTCAGTTCACAAATCTTGTTTTTCTGATTCTATGCATATAGGACTATGGAATACAATTCTCATTGTTAGGCTGGAGTGGAAATAAATTAGTATTGTACTAAAGAGGGCTTTTTTTTTAATCCTGAGGTTTATCATTTGAAATATCTCATTGTCCACCAATCTAAAATTTTGTTCATTATACCAGTGTTACCTGAAACTtttttgaattgaacattctttgaTGTAATTATGTTGTTGAATATTTTAAGTCAGTTTCTTCATTACTCTGTAAACTGTTCTGAAACTCATATTACTGCTGTTCTATTTAACAGCTTCTGCATGAAATGCTTAAGACATGCTGCAGCCAAGTGCGGAAAACGGTGTCCAAAATGCAGGCAATTAATCAGGTAAGTCTTTCCTCAAAGCTGTGCAATATCGACAAAAGATGTGTTTGGTCAATAAACTGTAAAGGCTTTGACTAAATGATTGTAACTCTGCAGCAACTCAAGATCGTGCACCATCAACACCGTACTCTGGAACACCATTCAGCTCTTATTTCCTAGTGAAGTTGAGGCAAGAAAGAGTTCAACCTCATCACCTTCACCATGCGGCAAGGATGTGAACCGTAGCCCACTGAGAGCTAATAGGTTCTCACAAGGTGGCACCGGTATGAGAACTAGAGCTAGGAGCAGCAGCAACAGCTTCATCACCGAAGGTAGAACAAGAAGCAGCTACAGGACCTTCATCGAACCCGGCAGCACAACAAGCACCAACACTAGTGCGAACTTCATCAGCACACATGGCAGCACAAGAAGCAGTAACAGCAGGAGGGGCTTCGTCCCGGCCTCGCAGCTGATGTTGCCAAGGAGTGCAGTAGGATTAGACCAATCTGAAGATGCTGCGTTGGCTTACAGGTTGCAACAGGAGGAGTTCATGAATGCCTTTGCGGAGCCTGAGCAGGAGAGGCAGCCACGGAACGACGTGTCCACAGCAAGAGACACTCTGAGAGAAATCGCCTCCCGGGCCGTCCGCCTCCGTGCTCGATTCTGGCCTGTTTAATATTCTTTTGCTCGCCCGTCTTTGGTTTGTTGATAACTCTCGCATCTTCTGGTCAGCTTTACAGAAACATCTTGTTTGTTATTGTACTGTGTAATGTTCAGTAGCCTGACTAAGTTTGACACCTAATGATGATTTTCCATTGTATTTGGGTGTGGGCATATTCCTTTGGCGCATGGAATAATTAGGAATATTTGCTGGCAAGTACTGTTCAACATACGGCATTCTTACTAAACTAGCTTTCCAAGAACAAGGCCGGTTTTCTGGTTTTTTACTTGTGCCTAAATACTGGGAAAAAAAATCAACATATTGTCATGGCATCATGGCATTCCGTGAGGTCCCTGCAGTTCCAACTTACAGTAGCCTACTGCTGCCTGCATGTTGGATTTAGGGACCATTTTTTCCTATACAGACACAGCCCCTTCATCTAGATGTACTCCA
Above is a genomic segment from Miscanthus floridulus cultivar M001 chromosome 3, ASM1932011v1, whole genome shotgun sequence containing:
- the LOC136542849 gene encoding uncharacterized protein isoform X2 — protein: MTSRDAGGSPRSAPRRHGAAASKDGADLISPRFRSAAELAGWDEESILLAAMVVEDTPVRESRRKRRASTSSAGGSAGSSTRKRRPRRQFPSKIPPVVLALDDEDDKTDTGADGKSEVKAAKEREKVVLVGDKEASGSGEKAAATGNMPCMDRLREELSCAICLEICFEPTTTPCGHSFCMKCLRHAAAKCGKRCPKCRQLISNSRSCTINTVLWNTIQLLFPSEVEARKSSTSSPSPCGKDVNRSPLRANRFSQGGTGMRTRARSSSNSFITEGRTRSSYRTFIEPGSTTSTNTSANFISTHGSTRSSNSRRGFVPASQLMLPRSAVGLDQSEDAALAYRLQQEEFMNAFAEPEQERQPRNDVSTARDTLREIASRAVRLRARFWPV
- the LOC136542849 gene encoding uncharacterized protein isoform X1, whose protein sequence is MTSRDAGGSPRSAPRRHGAAASKDGADLISPRFRSAAELAGWDEESILLAAMVVEDTPVRESRRKRRASTSSAGGSAGSSTRKRRPRRQFPSKIPPVVLALDDEDDKTDTGAENQLDGKSEVKAAKEREKVVLVGDKEASGSGEKAAATGNMPCMDRLREELSCAICLEICFEPTTTPCGHSFCMKCLRHAAAKCGKRCPKCRQLISNSRSCTINTVLWNTIQLLFPSEVEARKSSTSSPSPCGKDVNRSPLRANRFSQGGTGMRTRARSSSNSFITEGRTRSSYRTFIEPGSTTSTNTSANFISTHGSTRSSNSRRGFVPASQLMLPRSAVGLDQSEDAALAYRLQQEEFMNAFAEPEQERQPRNDVSTARDTLREIASRAVRLRARFWPV